A single region of the Chryseobacterium culicis genome encodes:
- a CDS encoding efflux RND transporter periplasmic adaptor subunit: MKNILYTAAILSFLVIPVSCNQEKETPKPETKPMMMNSMETVIVKKSNPKVDLKLPGELVPDQETALFAKVQSYVKKINVDIGSYVSAGQVLMILEAPEIQSQAASAKAKWQAQEAIYTSTKSSYERMYRANETRGAIAKDALDQITARKLSDQAQLNAAKSAYHELQDINRYLVIRAPFSGVITERNVDLGAYVGPMGGAPLLVVQNTSKLRLSLSVPEANVPYLSVGDTVSFRVNALPEKSFKARISRKSGSLDLKLRSEKIEADFINHSKELKPFMIAESTIPLQNNEATFFIPRSALVESNMGIYIIKKENGKARFVPVKKGRILNDTIEVFGELSEGDAIIKKGNEEILEGSLIK; this comes from the coding sequence ATGAAAAATATTTTATATACAGCCGCAATCTTAAGTTTTCTCGTTATCCCGGTTTCCTGTAATCAGGAAAAAGAGACTCCCAAACCGGAAACTAAACCTATGATGATGAACAGTATGGAAACTGTAATTGTTAAGAAAAGCAACCCTAAAGTTGACCTGAAACTTCCTGGTGAACTCGTTCCGGATCAGGAGACGGCATTATTTGCCAAGGTGCAGAGCTATGTTAAGAAAATCAATGTTGATATTGGTTCTTACGTAAGTGCCGGACAGGTTTTGATGATTCTTGAAGCTCCGGAAATACAATCGCAGGCTGCCAGTGCAAAAGCAAAATGGCAGGCACAGGAAGCCATATACACTTCAACAAAATCTAGCTATGAAAGAATGTACAGAGCCAACGAAACGAGAGGAGCTATTGCAAAAGACGCACTTGATCAGATTACCGCAAGAAAACTGTCTGATCAGGCACAGCTCAACGCTGCAAAGTCGGCCTACCACGAATTGCAGGATATCAACCGCTATCTGGTTATCCGTGCTCCTTTCAGCGGGGTCATTACGGAAAGAAATGTAGATTTAGGTGCTTATGTAGGACCTATGGGTGGAGCTCCGCTTTTGGTAGTTCAGAATACTTCAAAGCTTCGGCTCAGTTTATCCGTTCCTGAAGCCAATGTTCCTTACCTCAGTGTAGGAGATACGGTTTCATTCAGGGTCAATGCTCTTCCTGAAAAGAGTTTTAAAGCAAGGATATCCAGAAAATCAGGTTCTTTAGACTTAAAACTGCGTTCGGAAAAAATAGAAGCCGATTTTATCAATCATTCCAAAGAATTGAAACCTTTCATGATTGCTGAATCCACTATTCCTTTACAGAATAATGAGGCTACATTTTTTATTCCCCGATCTGCCTTAGTGGAAAGCAATATGGGAATTTATATCATTAAAAAAGAAAATGGAAAAGCCAGATTTGTCCCTGTAAAAAAAGGAAGAATACTGAATGACACTATTGAAGTCTTCGGCGAGCTGTCAGAAGGTGACGCTATTATTAAAAAGGGAAATGAAGAGATTTTAGAAGGAAGTTTAATTAAATAA
- a CDS encoding NifU family protein, which produces METNITHEDTVTRVMEALESIRPFLNKDGGDIELIDVKDNQVFVKLLGNCSGCSLNFSTLKLGVENTIKQHAPEIEKVINVE; this is translated from the coding sequence ATGGAAACAAACATAACGCACGAAGATACCGTAACAAGAGTAATGGAAGCTCTGGAAAGCATCAGACCGTTTTTGAATAAAGACGGTGGTGATATTGAGCTTATTGATGTGAAAGATAATCAGGTGTTTGTGAAACTTTTAGGTAACTGTTCCGGGTGCTCATTGAATTTTTCAACCTTAAAGCTAGGTGTTGAAAATACAATTAAGCAACATGCTCCGGAAATCGAAAAGGTAATCAACGTAGAGTAA
- a CDS encoding Mrp/NBP35 family ATP-binding protein: MLTKEKVQDFLKEIEVDDLVNNLQIMGNDVYIDMTAHSPAMHEKKKLEAAMKQAFASEFGEEVHLKLKIVSPEPSEIQQSQIKGKQIPGIQNIIAIASGKGGVGKSTVSANMAVTLAKMGFKVGLLDADIYGPSVPTMFDTEGEKPISVEVNGKSMMKPVENYGVKMLSIGYFSGANQAVVWRGPMASKALNQMIRDAAWGELDFLLIDLPPGTGDIHLSIIQEVPVTGAVIVSTPQHVALADVRKGIAMFQMESINIPVLGLIENMAYFTPEELPDNKYYIFGNQGAQYLAEDLGIPVLGEIPLIQSIREAGDVGRPAALQDGSKIADIYTETARKMVESLVERNKNLPPTEAVKISTMAGCSPKAK; the protein is encoded by the coding sequence ATGTTGACGAAAGAAAAGGTTCAGGATTTCCTTAAAGAAATAGAAGTAGACGATTTGGTGAATAATCTTCAGATTATGGGTAACGATGTTTATATTGACATGACCGCTCATTCGCCTGCAATGCACGAAAAGAAAAAACTGGAGGCAGCAATGAAACAGGCTTTTGCCAGTGAGTTTGGAGAAGAGGTTCATTTAAAACTTAAAATCGTTTCTCCGGAGCCTAGTGAAATTCAGCAAAGTCAGATCAAAGGAAAACAAATTCCTGGAATTCAAAATATTATCGCTATTGCTTCCGGTAAAGGAGGGGTAGGGAAATCTACAGTTTCTGCAAATATGGCAGTAACCCTAGCTAAAATGGGCTTTAAAGTAGGATTATTAGATGCTGATATCTATGGTCCTTCAGTTCCTACCATGTTTGATACAGAAGGTGAAAAACCTATTTCTGTAGAAGTAAATGGAAAGAGTATGATGAAACCTGTTGAGAATTATGGCGTGAAAATGCTTTCAATAGGATATTTCTCAGGAGCGAATCAGGCTGTAGTATGGAGAGGTCCTATGGCTTCAAAAGCTTTGAACCAGATGATCAGAGATGCGGCATGGGGAGAATTGGATTTCTTATTAATCGATCTTCCTCCGGGAACAGGTGATATTCACTTGTCAATTATTCAGGAAGTACCGGTAACTGGTGCGGTGATTGTAAGTACACCTCAGCATGTTGCATTGGCAGACGTAAGAAAAGGAATTGCTATGTTCCAGATGGAAAGCATCAATATTCCGGTTCTGGGATTGATCGAAAATATGGCATATTTTACACCGGAAGAACTTCCTGACAATAAATATTATATCTTTGGGAACCAGGGAGCACAATATTTAGCTGAAGATCTTGGAATTCCTGTATTGGGAGAGATTCCTTTGATCCAAAGCATCAGAGAAGCAGGAGATGTAGGGAGACCGGCAGCGCTTCAGGATGGATCTAAAATTGCAGATATCTATACAGAAACTGCCAGAAAAATGGTAGAAAGCTTGGTGGAAAGGAATAAAAATCTTCCTCCTACCGAAGCCGTGAAGATTTCAACAATGGCCGGATGTTCGCCAAAAGCAAAATAA